AAAAAAGTAGTCCGTGCTAATGAAGAATACGTCCCACCATATGGTACTGGCGCAACACTTTATCTTCGTCCACTCTTGATTGGGGTTGGAGACATTATTGGTGTTCACCCGGCAGATGAGTATATCTTTACAATTTTCGCTATGCCAGTAGGGAGCTACTTCAAAGGCGGATTGGCTCCAACGAATTTCCTTATCCAGGACGAATATGACCGTGCAGCACCACATGGTACAGGTGCTGCTAAGGTTGGTGGTAACTACGCGGCAAGTATGTTGCCAGGGAAAATTGCCCATGATTCTAATTTCTCTGATGTTATCTACCTTGACCCAGCAACCCACACTAAGATTGAAGAAGTCGGTTCTGCAAACTTCTTTGGGATTACAGCAGATAATGAGTTCATTACTCCGCTTAGCCCATCTATCTTGCCATCAATTACGAAATTCTCATTGCTTTACCTGGCTGAAAATCGTTTTGGTATGAAAGCTATTCAAGGTGATGTTAAGATTGCCGAGTTGGATAAATTTGTCGAAGCCGGTGCCTGTGGTACAGCTGCTGTTATCACACCAATTGGTGGTGTACAACACGGTGATGACTTCCATGTCTTCTATTCAGAAACAGAAGTCGGACCTGTAACACGGAAACTTTATGATGAGTTAACAGGTATCCAATTTGGTGACGTTGAGGCCCCAGAAGGATGGATTGTCAAAGTTGACTAATTCCAAGTAAATAAATGATTATTTTAAAGCTTGCCCTTGCAAGCTTTTCTCTTTTTCGGTAAAATTAAGGACATACACTAAGAAAGGATGGCTCGAATTAGGTATCGGGTATAGATCTATGAGTAAAAAAGACAAAAAAATTGAAATCCAAATCAAAGATGCCAAAGTCATTGTAAACAAAGCAACCATTGAAGGTTTTGAGCTTCTTGTTGGAAAGAAAGTCATCGGACAAATTGTAGAAATCGATGGAAAGTTTGCCGTTGTTGATAAAGAAAATGTAGCAGGTTTCCACAAGAAAATGGATGATGCAATAGCTGCCATTATCGAAGCCTACAATCTTAATCATTAAAATCCAAAGTAAAGGCTTGCTTTGATCAAGAAACTGTGTTATACTGTTTCTTGTTCTTAAGGAGAGATAGCGAAGAGGCTAAACGCGGCGGACTGTAAATCCGCTCCTTCGGGTTCGGGGGTTCGAATCCCTCTCTCTCCATGTCTAAGAAACTGAATCGGAATATACGATATCAAGTGCTTAGATGTTTTTTTATAGCATTTTGTTATTGGGGTATAGCCAAGCGGTAAGGCAAGGGACTTTGACTCCCTCATGCGTTGGTTCGAATCCAGCTACCCCAGTCAATGGTATCGGGTGCATTGGCACCGTCTATGTTAATAATTGTCTTTGCGGGTACCTTGAAAAATATATTGTTATCAAGGGTCAGAATTGGCTGGCTCTTGTTGGAGGATTTTTTTAGAATGAACGAATTTGAAGAATTGCTAAATAGTGTTAGCGAAGTTAGCACAGGTGACGTTGTAACAGCTGAAGTTATCTCAGTAGATAATGATCAAGCAAATGTTGTTATCGAAGGAACAGGTATCGAAGGTGTTTTGACACGTCGTGAATTGACAAATGAACGTGACGCAAACGTTGCCGACCTTGTTAAAGATGGTGAAACACTTGAAGTGCTTGTTCTTCGTCAAGTTGTTGGTAAAGATACTGATACTGTAACTTACCTTGTATCTAAAAAACGCTTGGAGGCTCGCAAAGCTTGGGATAAACTTGTTGGTCGTGAAGAAGAAGTTGTTACTGTTAAAGTAACACGTGCTGTTAAAGGTGGACTTTCAGTTGAATTTGAAGGACTCCGTGGATTTATTCCAGCCTCAATGATTGATACTCGTTTTGTTCGTAACACTGAAAAATTCGTAGGTCAAGAATTTGACGCTAAAATTAAAGAAGTTGATCCAGCTGAAAACCGTTTCATCCTTTCACGTCGTGAAGTTGTTGAAGCAGAAGCTATAGAAGCTCGTAAAGAAGTCTTCTCTAAACTTGAAGTTGGTTCAGTAGTAACTGGTAAAGTTGCTCGTTTGACAAGCTTCGGTGCTTTCATTGACCTTGGTGGTGTAGACGGACTTGTTCACGTGACTGAATTGTCTCACGAACGTAACGTTTCACCTAAATCAGTTGTATCTGTTGGTGATGAAGTTGAAGTTAAAGTTCTTGCTATCGACGAAGAAGCAGGACGTGTATCACTCTCACTTAAAGCAACAACACCTGGACCATGGGATGGTGTTGAACAAAAACTTGCTGCTGGTGATGTAATCGAAGGTAAAGTTAAGCGTTTGACTGACTTTGGTGGTTTCGTTGAAGTATTACCAGGAATCGATGGACTTGTTCACATCTCACAAATTTCACACAAACGTGTTGAAAATCCAAAAGATGTTCTTTCAGTAGGTCAAGACGTTACTGTTAAAGTTCTTGAAGTAAACGCTGATGCAGAACGTGTATCACTTTCTATCAAAGCTCTTGAAGAACGTCCAGCTAACGCTGAAGGGGAAAACAACGAAAAGCGTCAATCTCGTCCACGCCGTCCAAAACGTCAAGAAAAACGTGACTACGAACTTCCAGAAACTCAATCTGGATTCTCAATGGCGGATCTTTTCGGAGATATCGAATTGTAAGATAATAAAGAGACATGGAAACATGTCTTTTTTTATATTATATAGTATGCTATAATAGTATACTGTTAGCACCCTTAGTGTAATGGATATCACGTAAGATTCCGGTTCTTGAGATAGGGGTTCGAT
This region of Streptococcus thermophilus genomic DNA includes:
- a CDS encoding DUF2969 domain-containing protein, whose protein sequence is MSKKDKKIEIQIKDAKVIVNKATIEGFELLVGKKVIGQIVEIDGKFAVVDKENVAGFHKKMDDAIAAIIEAYNLNH
- a CDS encoding branched-chain amino acid aminotransferase, coding for MTVDLDWENIGFNYRKLPFRYISYYKDGKWDEGQLTEDATLHISESSPALHYGQEAFEGLKAYRTKDGSIQLFRPDENARRLQRTADRLLMPQVPVEKFVDACKKVVRANEEYVPPYGTGATLYLRPLLIGVGDIIGVHPADEYIFTIFAMPVGSYFKGGLAPTNFLIQDEYDRAAPHGTGAAKVGGNYAASMLPGKIAHDSNFSDVIYLDPATHTKIEEVGSANFFGITADNEFITPLSPSILPSITKFSLLYLAENRFGMKAIQGDVKIAELDKFVEAGACGTAAVITPIGGVQHGDDFHVFYSETEVGPVTRKLYDELTGIQFGDVEAPEGWIVKVD
- the rpsA gene encoding 30S ribosomal protein S1 — encoded protein: MNEFEELLNSVSEVSTGDVVTAEVISVDNDQANVVIEGTGIEGVLTRRELTNERDANVADLVKDGETLEVLVLRQVVGKDTDTVTYLVSKKRLEARKAWDKLVGREEEVVTVKVTRAVKGGLSVEFEGLRGFIPASMIDTRFVRNTEKFVGQEFDAKIKEVDPAENRFILSRREVVEAEAIEARKEVFSKLEVGSVVTGKVARLTSFGAFIDLGGVDGLVHVTELSHERNVSPKSVVSVGDEVEVKVLAIDEEAGRVSLSLKATTPGPWDGVEQKLAAGDVIEGKVKRLTDFGGFVEVLPGIDGLVHISQISHKRVENPKDVLSVGQDVTVKVLEVNADAERVSLSIKALEERPANAEGENNEKRQSRPRRPKRQEKRDYELPETQSGFSMADLFGDIEL